TAAATAGATATGGAACTTCTTACGGTGAGAATTTCTGACGCATCTGCATATTGTACGAAAAGAATATggtttagaaacacacacatccagaGATGCAACGGAGTAGATTTTAAAacctcatgtatatacatgtatatatatatatatatgtatatatatgatatatatatatatatatatatatatatatatatatatatatatatatatatatatatatatatatatatatatatctacatagatagatagatagatagatagatagatagatagatagatagatagatagatagatagatagatagatatagatatagatatatatataataaacctttacataaataaataacgtgaaatacacgaagggacgaacataagagacagacgggtcattcaaagccttcgttcttcagtcagaaaccgattcctcatcgcagatttcgatacatatatatatacatatatatatatacatatatataacatgactaTTTCCACAGGTAACACCAACAGCAtaaatgataaatagataaatgtaatattttcagcTAAATAATTGCTAAAATGATCATGAACGTGATACTTAACTAAAAGTATTTCTCAGCATGAATTtttattaagaacacctgtgcctttattaagaacacctgtgCCTTATAGTTAAATTCTAAATTTCAAAAGgatctggtgtgtgtgtttgtgtgtgtgtgtgtatgtgcgtgtgtctatctgtgtacgATTGCGCACGCGCCCTCCATTCTATTCCACCTTTCACCCACCTCACTGATTTCGAAGCAAATGTCACCTTCAACACGACATGAAAcgagaaagtaaatatataaaacttcgtGACGGAAATTACCGAAGATTTAGACCCTCAACGAAACATTGCCGAATTTTTAAATTCCAAATACTGAAAGAAAGACTCTTTACGGATATTTTGCACCGTGCATCTGACCGTTTAACCCTCTTACCTATGAGGGCAGCCTTCAGATATATTTTCGTGTGACCCTTTTTTGATTCAAATATCGGCGCAATTCGGTTGTACCCCTATCTCAACTCTctctatttttcaaaaattctcagGCATTCCTATTTTTTGTTATCGAGGATTATGATTTGGGGTAAcagttttttattttactttttgcttAATCAACGGAGATTTCGAATGTGAAAGATagattttttcaattttaaacttTCAGAAAGAAAGATCCAATGTCATTCCTCCTACATTTTTCTTCTTACAAAAACTAAGAAATTCCGAATGTTGTACATATTGAACATGTGTCTTTGCGCCCGCGTAGATTTCGCCCGAACAGAAGATGAAAAATATGGACCCCTCAAAGAaaattcaacatgctagaaataacagctaaatgagGGGAAAATCGTTTTTCTGCGGCATAACCACATGTTACTTTTAAGTCATTGGATTAATCCCAGCAAAATACTCCAAGTTTAATCCCTGGCCAGACCCATCCCAGCACGATCCCACTTAAGAAAACCAAACAGgtttcacacaacacacaaccaagcacgcacacacacacacacacttccacacacaacacatacacacatgtacgatcGCGTTTATCATGCAATTGACCGTCATTTTTACAGGAAAGTAAATTGTCCTTGGAAAATGAAACTGTTTTGAAATACAAAGCTAAGTGGCACTAAAGAAATGCTGAAATGTCATACGTACAATATATGATGTCATTGTCGTCTGCGTCATCGCCGTGGACGACGCCATCTTAGAAAGCATTTAGTGCTGTTTATCAATGTTTTCCGGGGAGTTGATTTACACGAGAGCCCTCAGAAGATAGGAAGGCTGCAACAGGTTCCAGACTGGATGCTAGACACAGCCGAGGCGTTCGTAATGGAAAGTGTAGAACTGGGGTCCAATATATTTACAGACGAGTGATCCAGTTACCACAATTTCCAAACACTTGTCTTTATTGACGCCATTGTGAAATACTCTCGTACCTTTATAAACCCACGGAGTGGTGTATGTAGAAATCTTGTGGACCCGTATGGGACACGAATAAAAATGAGATAAAAGCGAAAGTTGAGATTGAGCGGGGATTTGAGATGATTGCATGGAGATGAGGCCATTACTGGCGAGCTGTTGACGAAGATCATTCTCAACCGGCTGAAAAGACATCTCAGAGCAGGTCTTACCAGAGAATCAATGTGGCACCGGGTGAGGGAGATGAACGATGGACACAATCTTCACACAGACACAGTTATGGGAGAAATACTTTAGTAAGTGCTGGAGAAGGTTGTTGACATCGCGGGGATGGAAGGACTCGCCTTGGTTGGCGGAGATTTAGGGAATCGTTTGCAGTCAACCACGGTGAGAAGTAGTGGTGCGTGTTATCCAAGCTTTCTTGTATGTTTGCGTCCAGATGTGTTGCACCATGATGGTCAACTAGCAAAAGGGCGATTTCAACCGTACTAGAATAGATGGGAAGCCCTTCAGCCTGGCTCAACTTCGTACTTACACCAAAATCAGGGAAATGCGTTCAGGGTGCTGCCCTCGGCAGACAATTCAGTGTTCTACCAGATTCCACCAAGTTGCCATATTATATCGAGGGCTCCAGAGCATTTGAGGTAGACTGAGGGCTTTATCCCTGGACAGTGCTTTGACTTGTATTAACATTTCTGACTTGGAAGTTAAGTGGTGAATACAGTCTGCCAGAAAGGCTTTTGCCTCCTTTGAGAAGCATCTACGGAGATTCCTTGGCAGTGACCACAAAATGCAAGCGAAATTGTAAGGTGCAGTGCTCACTTGCCTCAACTATTCAACGGAATGCGTTGCTCTTGACCACCGACATATCAAAGCCCTGCCTGAGCCCTAATGTGGAGGCCCTGCGCTGCACTGTCGCGGTTAGTATGAAGGCCCTCTTCACCTTATTGCGTCTCGGCTGGGCATGACATGTTTGCAGTAGGAAGAGTGAAAGTTTACGTAAGGCAGATTTTGTTTTATGGTAAAAGGCATCAGGGCAGGTGAAGCCGTGGTGGCCAGGGGATGAGCTGGAGATAGATGTGTAGAACTCTGGAATCTCCCTCAGGACCCTGAAAGGAGAGGGTCCCGGCGGTGCAATTGATGGCACCGTATTTTGAAGCTCAAAATTCCGGCCATTGAGGAGTAAAAATGCAGAAATATTTTGCGCGCggtcgtgtctatgtgtgtgtgtgtgtgtgtgtggtttgtttgtaagtgtgtgtgtgtgtgtgtgtgtgtgtatgtgtgtaagtgtgtaagtgtgtgtgtggtgtgtgtgtatgtgtgtgtgtaacattgtgTATGTGCCCGAGCGTGttctgttttatgtatttgtattcacaacacacacacacacacaccatacaccacacacacacacacacattcacagccaTTTCTCGCACATACACctaaatacattcatgcattctGCGAGGGAGGGTTTCAATATTCAACTCATCCACAATAAAAGTCAGTggttgtatgtgtacgtgtgtgtgtatgtgtgtgtacgtgtgtgtgtgtgtgtgtgtgtgtgtatgtgtgtgtgtgtatgtatgtatgtatgtatgcatgtatgtatgtgtgtgtatgtgtgtgtgtagtgtgtgtgtatgtgtgtgtgagtgtggtggtgtatgtgtgtatgtatgtatgtagtatgcatgtatgcatgtatgtatgtgtgtggtgactgtgtgtgtatgtgtatgtgtacgtgcgtgtatatgtgtgtgtgtatgtgtgtgtgtatgtgtgtgtgtgtgtgtgtgtgtgtttgtgtgtgtgtgtgtgtgtgtgtgcgtgtgtgtgtgaatggttgcGCACGCACTCTTCGGTGTGGTTCACTTTTCCCCTCCCTCAACGATTTCTAAGCAAATGTCGCCTACAAAATgacgtaaataaaataaagaaataaaaatttcctTACGGAAATTGCCGAAGATTTAAACCATCAACGAAACATTGCCGAAATTTTAAATGCCAAATAAGGGAAGAAAGACATTCTATCGATATCATCGAACACCGTGCATCTGAACGTTTAACCCTCTCGCCTATGAGTTCAGCCCTCAGTTTTCGTGTAACCCTTAAGGTGTGGAGTCCTTAAGAAACGCAGATTATTACGGTGAGAATTTCTgatgcatttgtatattttgaGTTGGAAGCGAGGAGTTGGATTTCGTTAACGCATGCGCATTGATAGCAATTTGAGAGgacagaaataatatataataaacggAACCAGGTTCTGCTCATCACGTTCTTACATCGACTACCATGGCAGATGGAGGTGAAAACGTTGGGACAAGCGATCAGCCCCATTCCCCAACTAAGGAAGATCTTAGTAAACGTTTCgctaaatatgatataaataacaaGCGACTTGTAGCCTACATCTTCAACCacgaaaatttcaaaaataaccaTCCTGAATCTCGTGAAGGCTCATCAAAAGATACAGAAGCTTTTATAGCGGCATTAATAAAACTTGGATTTTCTGAACGGGATGTCACAGTTTTTAAAGATAAAACAGCCGATGAAATGCTCAATGCTTTCAAAAATGTTAACGAAGTTGGAACTCGTAATCCAGTTGGTTGCTTTGTTTGTGCAATTATGAGCCATGGTAGGGAAAACGATCAGTTATGTGCATACGACCGCGATGTTGGACTGTATGATTTGCTTTCTTGCCTGACACCCGTTAAATGTCCATCTTTAAGTGGAGTACCCaaattaatttttgttcaagCATGTCGTGGAGGAGAGATTGATGAAGGATTCTGTGTAACTGATGGCCCTGAAACAGAAGTGAATGAAACGCTATCCAATATTCCAATTATGCCTGATCTGTTGGTTTTTCATTCCTCCTATAATAAATATTCGTCTTTCAGGAATAAACCGAATGGTACGTGTTTTATGAAAACATTAAGTGAAGCTTTGATTGAATATGGCACTGAACGTGAACTCCTGACACTTTTAACCGCTGTCTCTTACTATGTTGCTTCTTCAGAATTCAAAACTTATCGCAATCCCGAACTGGAGAAGAAACAAATGCCTCAGATTATGTCGACATTGCTCAAACAGCTAAAGTTTGAACCGAGGAGGGAAAATGCTTCATCAAAAGCACGTACGCGAAGCAGAAGTCCACTTGAGGAAACGGATGGGAGTTCAAAGAAGCGCCCGCGCAAGCCGACATTAATACGCACAACTCCaggaacatacaaatacacatacataacacagtcACATGCACAGTAATGtagaaacacaccacacacaccacatgcacacatacgcacacatacactcacgcacacagacaaccacgcacacgcacacacacacacacgcacacatacgcacacacatgcacacacacacacatacgcacacacatgcacacacacacacatacgcacacacatgcacacatacgcacacacatgcacacatacgcacacacacacacacacacgcacacatgcactcacacgcagacccaacatacatgcacacacacacgtacacaccacacatacgcacaaacacgcacacacgcacaaacacacacacatatgcacacatacgcacacacacatacgcaccacatgcacacacacacacatacgcacacacatgcacacacacacacacacgcaacacacacacacatagcacacatACGCCACACACGCTccgcaacaacacacacacatacacatacgcacacatacgtcacacacacgcacacacacacatacacatacgcaccacacgaacacacgcacaacacacacatacgcacacatacgcacacaacgcacacgcacacacacacacacacatacacacacgcacacacacacacacatacacacgcacacgcacaaacacacacatacgcacacatacgcacacacacgcacacgcacacacacacacacacacacacacatacacatacggacacacacacacacacacacacatgctagccCGCGTTGAACGTCGTATAAGAATGAAGGTAAATTGATCTTCGAAACATGGAATGGTTCTGCGATTCAAACCAGAAGTGACACTAAAAACATCCATTAATATCATATACAGAATATAAAATGCcagaattttctttttgtatatcaatatacaGAATATCAGATGTCGTAATCCGGAATAGATCGCTGGAACAAAACCCCCAGCGTATGATGACATAACTGAAAGAGCTAAAGATTGAACCGTGAGAATATCTTCTTACGTGAGAATATCCTTTCGATGTGAATATTacactaaaagaatatatttttggaACTTATGCATTTACAAGAGAAGATATTTTATGAATTcgtacatactctttactctctttttactctttctctttactcttttagttgtttcagtcattttactgcggccatgctggagcaaccgcctttagtcgagcaaatcgacccgggacttatctttgtaagcccagtacttattctatcggtctcttttgccgaaccgctaagttacggggacgtaaacacaccagcatcggttgttaagcaatgctagggggacaaacacagacacacacaaaacacacacatacatacatatatatatacatatatacgacaggcttctttcagttttccgtctaccaaatccactcacaaggctttggttcggcccgaggctatagcgaagacacttgcccagatgccacgcagtgggactgaaccggaaccatgtggttggtaaacaagctacttggctttattgagaaaattctatagtttgtaagatattgtttgtttttttcttcaatttctgcaattttcaaccatcaatgacgtctattgagctaaaaaaacattctggccgtatgaatatgtccctcctttaagaaacagattggattatTTCATTTGTGaacaaaaaagataccctccccctacccctaccctaaccctaaaactaaaacgattgaaatgtaatagatcgatactagggtcataattatgggtgacagtttCATATAACCCGCTagaaaaaatgccgttcaaacagaaaagatcccagaaATATCATATAATAAGATGTTTCACTAACGCTATTTCCTAACGTAAATTTCCAAGAACTCCAGTGCCTTCTAGGAACATTCTAAATTTCAATACTCTTCACACTCTGAATATTGACTAACATTCTTTTATATACAATATGAACAATATTAATATGCGCGCCATTTTATTTCATCGCTTTTCATATACCGCTGCATTCGTAAAATTTTCTCTGCCGAAGAGAAATTGtttttttcggatcttttcaattctgaaccagttttttcaaattttttcctactgaaccaaacaatttgaaacttcgtatactggtagaatgtgtcaaagtaaacttaattgtaaaccagatgAAAACGGAAactgtaacttctaagtttaacgtttttaatataattagaatttttaaccaatgagattcccgtcattcggctttattttatttactccgtctcgaccaccaatttggtgacgtattaacatcttaaatgtaaacaagccgcatgtctccgtgaaatctccttctaattatttaacgtactcatgtttccatgatcctatagtcagccaccttctaatgacatatttaaaactagttaataagccacatgatTAAATTGAACtgtttccattctgttagtacttgctttcgtttgctattaagaagtggcatctcagtgacgaggcttctaacaagatttcgtttctagctaatgcgtttcatttcacttattgtatttatttgtgcaaaaggcaagaaatttaatattaaaaaagcaagagctggcagaaacgttagcacgccgggaatgcgtagctgtatttcgtctgccgttacgttctgttgtttggtttacagttttccgaacgttagtacgtcacaaaagcgctttctacgtccacactaatagaatgcagtcaagttttacacatgaaaacaaaaaaaacaaaatctgatTGGTTAATTCGCAGTTTtaaatctacgattaaagtcataaaatagatttttctcaaataaactagttccacaaCCTGTGtccttgttttgctagactctatcagcaatacgaagtttcagaatatttaaGTTAGTAGAAAGATCTGGTGttctggcttcagaattgaaaagatccgttttttctttcttactcacTGTATTATTCTATCTCAGCAcaatttctaaatatcttttcCAATTTTTCTGCTAATTTTAAAATCTGGTGGATGATCTCCTTATAAATTTTGCCTATTAAGATTAAATCTTTGAAATGCCGGCGAAAATATAATGTAGTTGCTTTTACGCTAGTtcttaatttcttaaaatatttaaatttgactGAAAGCTTCTGCGATGTTCTATACCTGCAAGGCATCGTATTTTGAAGCTCAAAGTTCCGGCCATTGAGGAGTGAAGATGCAGAAATATTTTGCGCGCggtcgtgtctgtgtgtgtaagtgtgtgtgtgtgtatatgtgtgtatgtgtgtgtgtatgtgtgtgtgtaacattgtgCATGTGCCCGAGCGTGttctgttttatgtatttgtattcacacacac
The DNA window shown above is from Octopus sinensis linkage group LG30, ASM634580v1, whole genome shotgun sequence and carries:
- the LOC115226492 gene encoding caspase-3-like is translated as MADGGENVGTSDQPHSPTKEDLSKRFAKYDINNKRLVAYIFNHENFKNNHPESREGSSKDTEAFIAALIKLGFSERDVTVFKDKTADEMLNAFKNVNEVGTRNPVGCFVCAIMSHGRENDQLCAYDRDVGLYDLLSCLTPVKCPSLSGVPKLIFVQACRGGEIDEGFCVTDGPETEVNETLSNIPIMPDLLVFHSSYNKYSSFRNKPNGTCFMKTLSEALIEYGTERELLTLLTAVSYYVASSEFKTYRNPELEKKQMPQIMSTLLKQLKFEPRRENASSKARTRSRSPLEETDGSSKKRPRKPTLIRTTPGTYKYTYITQSHAQ